One Glycine max cultivar Williams 82 chromosome 1, Glycine_max_v4.0, whole genome shotgun sequence genomic window, tttttcaatGTTCTTTTGAGGAGAGGCCATAGGAGGGTGAATGGATCAGATGTTAATAATACTTACATGTTTATGGCAGATACCTTTTCCTCTTGTTCCTCCAGTAAAGAAAGACCCTCTTCAAGCTTTCCTAGGTGAAAGTAGGATTTAAGCATCATTGAGCACCGCCAAAGCCTGAAATATAAGCCTTTTGAAAGCTGTGAACTATCCAGATCTCTCACTTCGCAATCAGCATCCAATGGATAGGAATTCTTCTCGGCAGAGCCAACGGTTTGATCACACAGCTGGATCACTTCCTCATATCTACATAGctgatatttaaagaaaaagttatCCAACACAAGCTCAACTAGAATAAAAGACTGCTCGAACAGCCAAATGCTGACTTTGACAAAGTTTTAGTAAAGTGCCAGATATTATAAGACAGAAATGCAGACCATAAAAAGAGCCTCCGCTTTCATTTCAAGCAATTTTTCAGAGTATGAACTTATCACCAATGCCTCATTTATAAGTTCCAATGCTCTCTCTGCATCAGCAGCCGTTCTTCTTTGCAACAGTTCATCAGAATGATTGATTAATTCTGATACTTTCTGTCATCCATTAAAGACACTTATCAGTTCAGGAAGAgagagatgaaaaagaaaagccaATGATCAAAGTTTCCTGAGTTAAAATAACTATAAACAGTCAAACCTGTGTCTTTTGCAAGAGATCGGAGGCTtccacaacaatttttttatctacacAAAAATCGGTTCCTGATTGCAAGCACCTCTTGGAATACTTTGACGCATCCTCAGCTTCCCCCATAGCAAGGAAACaacttaaaataatgaaaagaaaataacttaGGGATACATTAACTATTTTGATTACTAAAATATTGAGCATTTTAGTTGACAAATACAATGTGTTTAAACACACCAACATGCTTTAGCCTCGAACAAATCAGCATAAGACGGAACACTTACAATATCAGCGATCCATTATAGACTAAATAGAACATTTATTTAACCCAAGTCTTCACCAAATTTTGTGAAACTTTCCACCAGAGCCAGATCCTCCCCAACGTAAggctataaaaattaaagcatATATGACGTACAATGAAATGGTTGGGATGCAAGGACTAAGTATCAACAGCATTATGCATGTTACTTGGTGAGAAATATGAGCAGTTTTAAGTTTCTGGTTTTTCTATTTCCAAGAATATATCATCAGCTACGTAATTTGCCTATTACCAGGTAAGGGCGTTACACAAGCCTCGATTACAGCTTATAGGTAACTTACTGATAACTTTCCAATGAAAGACAACCTGTAGGAAGAATATAATTGATAATCTTCTTGTTAATGCCTTTCAATTTACCCATTAGAGCCAACCCTCTTTGACATAGGATAGGAGGCCTATTTAAACAGATTCGTGATGCAATAAAATCCTACATTCAAAGCTTAGGTTTGTTCTCTTCTTCTCAGgttgtttttctgttttcttgatCTTCACCATGCTTTCACAAATCTAATTCATTTCTCTTGGCAGACATCATTAAATATCGATACTTTCTTCAATTTACCCTATAATGTATATAACATAAATTGATACTTTCTTCAATTTTCACATCATGCAAACAGCCACCAATAACATATTGCCGGTAAATCACCCTTACCATCAACTATTCCCATTAAACCTTCAAATTCAATCTACCTGTTTTCGACCCTAGATTCACACGAGAAAACACTGATTTTAATATGCTACTATCTCCTTATCCTAAGTATTCgaccaaaattaaattcatataactTGAATCACAAATTCACAATTCATGAAGATTACAAGCAAAATAGGACCTTACTTTGCAGCTCTAAGTCGCACCCTGAGGAAATTTGGATCAATTTCAGCAGCCAGCCTACAATCTTCTACTGCATCTCTCATCCTACCAAGAGACATGCGTGTGGCAGCACGGTTGCTATAACACAGCATCAAGGCCCTTCGGCATCTCTGAGACGCTTCAACTTTAGAAGCACAACTAACTCCTTGTGTGTAGCAATCCTCAGCCACAGACAAATTTCCATTTTTGTAGGCTTGGTTTCCTCTGTTATAAAGCATGTTCAGTCCCGTGAGTGTTCcaccaaaataaaactaactacGTAAACTTTATTTAGCATAATGAAAGTCCCATTTTCAGGAGTGTTCACGTTCACAATAAATGCATTATGTAGTTTCTATCTATTTGGCAAAAGATTGCAAGTCGTTGCAATAAGCCAGGACTTCAAATACTGTACAAGTAGTACGAAACTAAGTACATCAAAACCAAGTGATTGCAAATGTAACAAAGAAAACTAGaacataaatatatactaaCTTGAGTCTCCACTTTTCACAGGCTTCCTCAGCCGCAAGGGTTGTAGCAGAAATGGAAGCAAATTCATCCTTTATCCCTTGCACCTCAGATCCCCTTGTATTGGCTTGCCCTGAAGTGAAAAGAGAGGAAGTTCCAGAAAATGATAATGGATTAGGAGTGGAGTTGTAAGTATCATTTTGATGAGCATGACCAACTTTTACCCAATTTATCTTATTGGGGTGGCGTTTGAGGCTAGAGCTAGATGATTGCACTTGAGAAGCAGAAAATGTAAAGCCACTCATATGTCTTGAACCATCATTTGTTATGTCCACTTCATCATTGGCAGACTTGAAGCTTCCACCACAATCTGAAGCTTCCTCCTTATTCTCTATGTCTACAACTTCACATTCATTCTTATTCGAACACTGATCAATTGATGTGGCATCCACACTAAAAAAACCAAATGACTCATTCTTTGGCTtccaaataaaatcatgatatCCCTGGGGAGGGGTAGATAACTTGAGTTTTGGTCTACTTTTATTGTTGCCACTTTGTTCCTTCCTTGCACCGAATTTGAATTTATCAATGGCATGAGCATGAGCATCACCAAGCTGAAGGAATGATGAGCCTGAAGAATTATTATTGTCTTGTTTGGATGTGAACACAAATCCACCATCTCTTTGGTCTTTGCTATCTTCAATTTTCAAGTTGGCCATATCTTCTGATGCCATTTCAAAAAACCGTCTTCCTTGGGGATCACAAATAATACAGTTTTATTTCCAAATTTGAAACGATTGAAAACTGATCTCATTCTCAATCGGAAAGGTGATCCATTCAcattttattaggattttgcTAACCACCGTAACGACCAAAAAGTTTGAATAAATATTGTATGCTATGCTTGTACTACGATTATAAACACAATTACgataattattaattacctTTAAAActtaacattattttctaattagataataattataatatatgaatagTAAATGGattaaatcaaaaaatataaatgttatttttaatgagttttttattgattgatttattaataattgttaAGATAATATAAgaaatgttttaatatttttttaaaaatctaaaaataaaagaatgtattcagtaaaaagaataataaaaaaaattatttttaataattaattataattataaaaatatcaataagcgtattattttaaaattttgaataatagtTACATACATTCTatgaaaatttcaaagaaattatttttaaaatagaatataaaaataaaaaatatgcactaaattttaaacaaaatttaatgataagATAAATGTTAGTCACACTTTTTAATAcactcttttaaaaatttttataattaattaaaaatcacaaaaaattgtaagtctaatttcttatttcttcAACTTCACTCATAGTTttgcaaattttaataaattttagattataattaaatgtattacaaaaaatatattaaagatacattactaacactttttttaatgataattgaataaataagtCAAATAAACGTCTAGTTTGGAAGTAAAACTAAAGGCTCTTTCGAAATATATCCGTGCTTTtcataacataaaatatatttacagtTTATGGCAgacttataataataaaagaataattttgctTAAAAGAAGTGTTGTTGTTCATGTATTTGTGTTATTTGAGACAAATTATTGTttcgaattaaaaaaaaaatcaacaataccTTTTATAATGTATAATTCACTTTAAACAACTCTCCCAAAGCAAATAAAGGTTCCTGAACAAAAGGGTACTTCTATCTTCTTTTTGCCACTTTCATTATATTATCACGTGTTTGTCGCCTTTTTAGgttgctttttagtttttaggtttatatatactttttcttttttgctttttatttgcttttctaataaatgtgttttaatttttcaggTTACTGAACACATTAAATATTCAAACCTCGAGACATAAAGCCCAATAGCAGACTTAGAAAATTCATTGATATGGACCCATTATCATATAGTAATAAAACGGATCAAATTAGGTGATATGCCAGTTGGAATTGGAAAATATCAAACATAAACTCAAAATGTGGCTcaaaataattactaaaataaacttgatccaatatttttatactaactgaaatttcagtaaaaaaaatcatataagtaATTGAAATGTTTGTAAGAGAAGAAAGTTTAAACTTCGAATTTGAAACACAAAATTCAGCTATTTTTCACATATTACGTTTGCATGATTATTTGCATTAAAACTTGGATTTTGGCATGACAGTTTCACAACCTACTTTGCTGCATATTTagcattcctttttttttttttcatacaaatTGTTTTTAGGAGAGCCTCAATTTTGCTAaacttttttcaaaacattttgcATCAGCATCATTAATTTGGATATAACTTTTCTttagattttgattaatttagatACATGTTCATTGTGAAATGGCACTATATACTTACCTTTGcaattatttcattaattccCCATGCTTCCATTTTGATGCGGTCAATCGATGAAGAGCAACGTttcatcgtttttttttttttttttgtgatgttTCACcctatcttaaaatattttaaaacaaacatattaaattaGAATTCTTTTAATAGCCTTTATAAATCACGGCAGGCTCTGCAGCTTTATCTTCAACATTGATGATGTGACCCCTTAAATGactgttttaacttttaagcttgacaaaaaaatatttaaaaataattaagttatgtAACCAGGCATATCTCTTATGAAATTTCTCcaactatttatttatagaactaaggtgattttatattattatttaattataaattattgtttaaattattttaaaaataaataaacttattatatataattgatcGTGATTAAATGAttgtatacatttttttatatttttagtatataattatttttctcttatttatatGTGAATCTCTAcgtaaaatgatttataacttttttttattttgcaagaactacaAATAatccaatttaataaaatttgtcatTTGATCATGCTtgcaaataaattttgttgtgtatttcattaatttcatgttattttatttggaaaattttatGCGACCATATAAGAAAAGTAATACATGTCCACAAATGGTGGAAAGATTTTTGGGCCATGATATCAAACACTTTCACATTTATTTGGGCCCTACGTATGATAAAAGCCTCGCTCAAACATAGAGAGGCTCAAAGTTCAATACTATATAATTATACATAaccacaacaaaaatatttgaaatcttaaaaagtaacataagatttttttcaaagcactacataaataattgtgaaaaaataacattattggTGAAATGATGAACTTTTTATTTCTCGATAAGCTAAATGCTGAACTTTATTACACGTATTATTTGTTATAAGTAATAATTTAATGGTCATATATGTTTATAAcgttttattagaaaataccTAAATAGCACTGTacacaaacaaatattttttagttcaagtagagtaaatagaaaaaaaaaagtatggagAGGATTTCAACTCCTTAACAAAAGAAAGACCTAAAAATTTTAAGTTGTGAATAGGTAAGACGATATATcttgacaaaagaaaaaatggtaCAGTAAAAGAGACATGATAGGGTAtagttgaaaataacaaaatttaaatggcaACCCAACATTTCAAACGAGTGAGAACATTCGCATTTGTATGTAGTTTTATTCGGTATTTGACTTGATTCGGATTAGTCAAAGTCTAATATAACTTTTGAAAACTGAAAATTTAAGGGGGAAAAAACAATACATTTCAAATGTGATTTGGGTCTAgctattaatattttatcaattgtACGATGTGACTTCCAaaggaatcaagaacaaaatCATCACTTTTGTAGCAGTTAGTTTTCATGTGGGTTATttcccttttattttctctactgcaccagaaaaaaaataatcaaaatgatGATGATTAGCCCAATAAGCTAAGCAGTAAAATAAAAGGGTTGCAGAGGCTTTTAGAAAAGCTGCAATGCAAAATGAGCAGTGCGTAGAAAGTAGCATAATTTAAGGGTATGCGAGCGAGGAGAGGACAAACAGGCTCTGCCATCCATAAAACTGAATGAATGACTCAGAAACAGAAGCAAACGTTTCAATGAGTTTGATGGCGAAAGGAGTGTAAACGTAATGTAATGCCCTCTCACTATGCACAATTTTTTGTTCAATGTCAGTCATCACCATGTGACAACACATCCCCACCTCACATGTGGGCCTTCCAATCCACAATACCAGACAAACCtcatttttgtttccatttgcaacttctctctttctttactTAATTTCATAACTCATCTACAATGAACCGGGACTTTCTACTAACTCTATCAAAAGGTTAACTAACTCACACTATCTTCATTGCTGAATATGGTTGGTTTTAGTGGAATATGTCTTCTGTTATTGTTCTAATTTGAAATGAATTGACTtcaaataaattgtaatttctATGGTATAAATGTGTAATATTATCAACAAAGAAACTTGGTTTAAATATTGCATAGTAGTACAATTGAATCAAACCAGACAATGGCCCCTTCTGGTCAATATGATTTAAAGAAATGAAAGCGACTAACAGCAGTTGTTAAATCTTGTACATAGTTAGGCAGATTAGCTAGCTACCATTACTGGTATGCAATAACCAATAATGAAAATTGCGGTCAGGGGCACAGGTATCACTCCTCCCAAAccggggaaaaaaaaaacatagcagCAGTAGAAAATAGCAACTAAATGGTAGACCAAGTTTTATACATTAAGCTAGAGTAAAACAACAGTAACTTGTTCTGCCTCAGTCTGGTGAAACATATATATCTATAGATATTTATGTTGAGGGGAATGGGAGTACaacagaaaaggaaaggaagaaaagaaaactagtCTTATAAACTAATGTCTGTCCAAGTATGCAACTTGTATCGCCTGCTGTTAGTAGTATGtattgatgatggtgatgatCTCGTTTGATTCTTCTCTAGAGGATCTAATCTTCTGATCTAGGTGTATTTGGCTATACATCTAGAAGATTCTTCTATAAGCTTCTATAAATCTGCAAAGAAACAAACCAgagcaacaaaagaaaaatcatttaccAGACCATAAGCAAATCCTGAGGAGATTTTTACTAGTAAAGAACAAACCATTTTTCCAAGTTAGAGAGGGAAAACAAAAACTTACCCTAATAAAAATTATCCCCAGCTGGCCACTTCTATTCTTATTACCTACAATTCAAATCTTGAGGCACAAAATAGAGCCAAAGAAAAGTGTATCAACTTGTTAGAAGAAGTCTATCCACATTTATTATGCAAGGAAGAGTGACATTCAGAGAGCAATTAGCAGTACCTTGAATTGTAAACAAAACTAATGGGAGGCCACATCACTAGAAGAGGTTGTCGGTTCTAGCTTGTCCTGAGAAGATGAGCTAGCTGAAAATACAGCACTCTCATTGACCTCTGCCAATGTAGAGAAGTCAGCATGATAACCTCCAGCTGCTTTTGTTGGTGAAGCAAAGAGACTATCAGGAAGGGCCTGCCCCACACTTCTCCAGGGCCAAGAAAGCATCATGAAAGAACACAATATCagaaaatttgaaatgaatTGCACATATCCTCAACGAGGGCAGATTAACATGAGGACCGCCCCCAAAATGCTGCAGTACAATAGAAATAAGATCTGAAACAAAATCAATGCCCATACCTATTACTAAGATCTACGCCTTCGGCATTTCCACTCTCCATTAAATTCCTGCTCTCAGAATCATCAATGTGAGCTGGATCAACTTCTTTCTgtagctgctgctgctgctcaGATGCAATACCTAAAGAATTGGTAGAAGTGAAGCTGCCACTGTAGCCTGCCATGAAAAGCGACAATAATGTAAACTGTCTAACCCTGTTCATTAGAATTATATCATAGGCTACCATCAATTCACTAACCTGTAATATCTCCTTTAATGCTATCAGGAGAAAGACCTGCATCGTTAATATGACTATGAAGTTGATGGGGCAAAACCAAAGGAGTACCCACTGAAAGACTGCGTTGGTGATGGTGAATGGGATTATTCTTGAAGTCTGGAAGCTGTAGATTCTTCAGCCTTCTTTCTTGAAGTTCAAGGACTTGCTGCAATTCAGCCTGCTCCTCAATTTTTCTTCTCAATAAGATATCATGTGGATTATACAACATCCTTGCCCCTGCATAAAATAAAGTTGGtgagaataaaatgaaatgaacatAAGAGACTCCTTTGCAAGTATCAGCGTATACATACACTGTTCTAGAAAGTTTGGTGGATTCAGGAAAGGGCACATACATAGCAACTCTTTTTAAGTACATCCCTCTCTAGAAaccaagtaaaataaaaatctcttaGAATTTGGACTAAGGACCTAACTTACAGAATCAGCTTGTAAGGTGAGGGTTGCCCAAGCCTTATAAGAACTGCATTGGTCATATCTCTAGTTGATGTAGGATTTCAACAATCCCTCTCACACCTAGGACTGAACATCTGAAGTGTGGACAAATTTGAGTGGCCcaataacccccccccccccccccccctttcacTCCTAGGAATAGATATCTAGAGAATACACAAATACAAGAAACCCCATTAACTGATCTAGAAGAAGCTCTAATACAACCTTAGAATTTTGGCTTGGGGAACAACTCAA contains:
- the LOC100790678 gene encoding dnaJ homolog subfamily C member 7 homolog encodes the protein MASEDMANLKIEDSKDQRDGGFVFTSKQDNNNSSGSSFLQLGDAHAHAIDKFKFGARKEQSGNNKSRPKLKLSTPPQGYHDFIWKPKNESFGFFSVDATSIDQCSNKNECEVVDIENKEEASDCGGSFKSANDEVDITNDGSRHMSGFTFSASQVQSSSSSLKRHPNKINWVKVGHAHQNDTYNSTPNPLSFSGTSSLFTSGQANTRGSEVQGIKDEFASISATTLAAEEACEKWRLKGNQAYKNGNLSVAEDCYTQGVSCASKVEASQRCRRALMLCYSNRAATRMSLGRMRDAVEDCRLAAEIDPNFLRVRLRAANCFLAMGEAEDASKYSKRCLQSGTDFCVDKKIVVEASDLLQKTQKVSELINHSDELLQRRTAADAERALELINEALVISSYSEKLLEMKAEALFMLCRYEEVIQLCDQTVGSAEKNSYPLDADCEVRDLDSSQLSKGLYFRLWRCSMMLKSYFHLGKLEEGLSLLEEQEEKVSAINMSGSKVLESLMPLAVTVRELLHHKTAGNEAFQAGKHEEAVEHYTAALSCNVESLLFASVCFGNRAAAYKALGQITDAIADCNLAIALDGRYLKALSRRATSYEMIRDYDQAASDIRRVVSLLINRNQHGISDRSISYANDLKHNQIWLSEIEEEAKKGIPLDMYLILGVEHSVSSSEIKKAYHKAALRHHPDKAGQSLARSDNGDDQIWKDIVEEISKDADRLFKIIGEAYAVLSDTAKRSQYDSEEEMRNSQKKRHGNSINRNNVIDQTDNRRHWKEV